A region of the Silene latifolia isolate original U9 population chromosome 9, ASM4854445v1, whole genome shotgun sequence genome:
tgaccttgctcaatatgttgacttggtcagcgggtgcagaatatgccccatcaataaacACTGTAAACTTCAAGTCACAGTTTCAATATCTGGAAACATTATGAACTCCATGTCATAATTCAGTATATGTAAACACTATGAACTTTGGTCATAGTATGAATATCAAAATTTCAGCTCGtatatcatttttttcttttctcatatcaaACTCTTGCATATACGAGTCTCATATTCTCACATGACTTTTCATgagatattttcatttctttcaatgaacaaATTTGGCTCAATAAAGTCTCTTTACTTGACTCATCAAATGCCACAGtattaggctcaattaaggccgCAATATTAGGCTTATTATAACGCCATATTCTCGATCTCTGCTACAGAcagagtctttatgagatgtcacattcacttcaaggaatggatcaaatttcatatctcattatactgttcaacttcaggtgaacaagaatTAATTCGCAAATAAATTTGTCTTTCTTAAAGACCACTTTAAATTGAACAGCGGTTCATATATTCATAGACGTGGACTTCTGGCCACTTACCcttatacaatatgaatatattgtactgatgagacggtgttaaatTATTACACACCTTTCAAACTTTGAACTTCAGGCCAAAGTCATAATATGGACATATCTCTCATCTTTATAAAATAGAACTTTTAAAACTTCAGGTCCAAAGTCAGATGATATGTCCTTTCCAAAAACTTGTTTACCGCATGTATGAAACTTCAGGTCCAATACTATATACCTTATACAAGACTGATAATATATCTATATACACCGTTATAAAATATGTATGAATAAACTATACAACCAAAATTATTAGTTTCTTTAGCAAACTATAATTCATCAACTGTTCAAAATAGATAGTAAGAAAATATAActaagagcaagtccaatggtttaaattagggacttgcttgcaattttttAAAATTGCAAGCTAGTAGTCAAGCCATTGGAAATGTCCTTATAAATTAGCTTTGTTTAAGCTACTAGCTTCATTAAGCTAATTGCTTGAAATTGCTTAAATGGACCTACCACAAGGAAACAACCAATAAAAAGTTAGTATCTTAAAATGTGGGTCCAATTTGGCTAGTGAAAAATTAAGCCAAACCATTGGAATGCATTCTTAGTTCAAAAATTATTTAGCTTAAAATTTCATATGACGGAAAATAATGAGATCTGATACGAACCTCCTGATTAATAATAACTAGGTTGTGATGTAGAAATAATAAAGTAGGATGCATTTGATGTAGAAATAATAATGGGAATGGTTAGagactcgtgctgataacgtgtagTGAAATAAAGGGAAGAGAGAATTATGGAGAGAAGATAGAGAGAAAGCGAGGGAGACAAAACCGTATTCTTATTCCATTATAAAGGGTATATATATACAACACAATGGGAGAAGGTTTCCATAAGACAATATATTCTAGAGTATtgtaagatatggacatccatataataatatttcataacaattAGGATGTACGGAGTATGTAACATACTCTGTCCATACTTTTAATCGTGTTATACTAAAAGACGATGTTTTTTTCCTGGTGTCAAATAAGTCACAAGAACATTACAATCCTTCTCCTTTAAAATGTAAGAAGTCGATTTACTGTAGCTTAGGAATAGTATCTCCAATGAACAGTGCTTAGCAATAGTGATTCATCCTAGCCGTCCATCCTTTACTTCCTCTAATCTCAGCCGCCCACAACACACATCCTTCacatttcttcctttctcttttccTCCTGCTCACACTTTCCCTTTCCCTCTACACTTCCATCATTCCCTCTTCTCAACACCCAATTTGCAATATGGATCGATCCAGATTCTATTAAACGGgacaaatataattaaattaagctAAAATTCAAtattaacttaaaataattttatttcttttaaataGGCAATATGCTAAAGTCAACATAAGTCAATCTAAAGATTAGACAATTACCCCGACTTTAATCTCGGAGATAAAGATCAAATTAACGTAATCGGATACCGCGACCGTTAGGTCGAGGGCAACCAACTAGTTTAAATAAAGATTCGTACTTTGAATTTGTTTTCCATAATATCTCAATTTTTACCACCCGATAAAGATAATTTTTGGTACTAAAAGAcaatacaaattctcatttgtaacgGCTGAtatctgtcacaagcttgtgacgggtgaAGTAAAATCCATATGGGTGGATAAGACAAATCATTTGTGACTCGATCTCTAAACACTTTAATTTTTGTTACCTATCTGAGTGATATTTAACccgttacaagcttgtgacgaatataCCCGTCATAAGAAAGACTCATTGAAAAGACAATGTTATTAGAATAATAATTGCTCATTGTTGTACAAAAGAGTCTGCTGGTGTATGATTAGTAATCACTTAAAAATTTGACCAAGAGCAAGAAAGATTTAGAGAACACCCAAAAGTCAAGAAAGCCGAAGTCGCAGATCACCTTCCAGTTTCTACACTTACTGATaatccacctctctaatcttaccttaaccaccaataATTGGTATAATCAAGCATATATAATTATATACTCACATAATCACATTCACACATTAATATAATCAGCGCACATTTcaaaccaaaaaaataaaataaaaataaaaactgcAAAATTTTAATTTAACAATGTCGATTATTGGACCACCATGCTTTCACCAATACACCGCCGTTTTATCCACAACCACGCAAACGCCGAAGAGGAGGTTGAACCGCCGGTCTGTTATAACAATCGCTCAAAAAAGCAATGGTATGAGTAAACCGGATTCGGCGCCGGTATGGACCGGCGGTTCAGCCGGAAAGTATAATTCCGGGATAGAGATGAGTAGAGGTATTGATGTAGAAGGCGATGGAGGAGTTAGTGAGAAGAGTGTGGCGGATTACTTTGATCAAGCCGGGGTTATGGTTGAGTTGACCGGTCGTGATGGTGCTGGACCGCGGTGGTTTACTCCGGTTGAGTGTGGTGCTCCACGGTTGAACCGTGTTCCTCTCTTGCTTTATCTCCCCGGTTTGCTCCTCCCCTTTTTTTATTGGGttaatattatttttttttttggtgcattATTGGGTTAATATTATAATATTACGGTTCGCCATAAAACGACATGCATGTATTATTGTTAGTTGTTacgagcaaaaaaaaaaaaaaaaaaactatcgtCTTTTCAGATTTCATTTGTTTATCTTCTCTATTTTAGACGtgtcagtcatttgtttaccgtCCATAAGTCGTAAAATATAGTGTAGTTATAAAAAAATCTCTTATGGAGTGCATCTAACGAAGTGCACTACAATTTGTTTATTGTTGCCGATTGTTTTTGACGAGTTTTTATAAAAAGCCACTCTTACGAATGTTATAAATGAGGATATTATTGTGATAACAAATCCATACGAGAATAAATTGAGATCGTTGTATGAAACTATGAATTGGTATCGTGGTAGTGTTATGTAACCTTTATGTTAACTTGAACCGTCTTTCAAAAGACCAATTGGTACAGAACGGAATAGAAGTAttgaaatgtattttttttagGAATTGACGGTGTTGGACTTGGCCTAGTAAGACACCATGAGAAGCTGGGAAAGTAAGTGCGGAGTCACTGATTTTGAGTTTTCTTTCTACGCCatccatttcatttcatttccatacggTTGTTTAAAGTATTTAAGAGAGATTTTGAACAAACGTCTCGAAATGAAATGAATAGATGAGGTATAATCTTTAATTTTATAGTGATGCTGGTTGTCTATAGGGATGTCAATGGGGCGGGGtgggtgcggaggaggggtaaccCGCACCCGCCCCGCGAGTCTATAATGCGTACCCACACCCGCCCCGCGACCCGCGGCGGGTTGAACTTTTCAAACCCGTCCCCGCCCCGCGGGGACCCGTTGACCCGCCAAATTACCTATCTGCTCATaaacaatttttaaaaatataaatctaaaatctaaaataTACTAGTCGTACTACTTATACAAATAAGTTTTCGCAAAATATACATTCAATTAACTAGTACACAAGTTTTTCAAACCATGAAAGAGTTTTACCAACAATGAAACACATGTCCAAAGTAAACAAAGCTGCTTGATCAAATTAACAGAGCTTCACTCATTGTTCCCTCAAATCATCTAAAGCTCCGTTAGCATTCTTACCAAGTATCATTGGTTTGGGCTTTTTATCCTCTTGttataattttcttttattattatagtataattactactacttattataggTGGGTTGGTGATTTGGAGATGAGTGAGGCGGGTATAAGCGGAGCGGGGACATGCGGAGCGAGGCGGGCGGGGTGGGTATGGGGCGGGTTTCATGTgatacccatccccgccccacgaCCCGCGACGAATGATACTTTTgaaacccatccccgccccatgacCCGTCAAATCATTACCCGCGCCCGCCCCAAGTGGAGCGGATGCGGGGCGAGACCCGCCAAAACCCGCCCCACTGACATCCCTAGTTGTCTACCATGCTATCATGCATGCTACTTTGTTGAATAAACTCATGAACTGATAAAAACATGTACATTATGATGATTTTGTAAATAGAATTTTTGAAGTATGGTGTTTGCATATTCCAGCTATGGATCGGACTTCATTTGCAGGTATTTCCATTTTTTTCGACTCGTTTTTTTTCTGCTTTATCGTTGGTCAGTGCTATTTTCAGGGGCGGATCCAGGATTTGAGTAAAGAGGTGGCACACTAAGAAAAAAAAATTGCGGACAACATTATACATTAGAATTCCAATATTGTCAATACATAATAATTAACGTGGTTTATTTTCGCGGTACACACTTTACTCAACTGAGTACTTTTTGCACAATAATTTCCATTTTCATAACTTTAGCTAACATACTTATAAGTTATAACCAGTTCTCCCAATTTCGAGTCACTAAACAATTATTTAAATGTGATCGTACAAAAAACCGTAACTAACCTATTTGTGCTGTCTTGACTCTTGATGACATGACTCATGGTATTCTTGTTGGTTACTAGATGTGTATATTTGGGCTCTTAGTGGACCTATACCTTACACCCATTGTGATGGAAGGAAGACCTCCCATCCCACCCACAAAGTTATGGTGGCCAAGGCAATCTCGTGATTTTCATTGATGTGATCCTTTTGTGTCTGATATTTGATATGTATGTTCTGATCTTATGGACTTACATCCTACATTGTTGGAAGAACCATCTCTCACTCATGTCTCCTTCTGCACCTCTTATAATGGTTTTCTTAATCCACGCCATTTATTGGTCTAAAAATTTAAGCTGGCAGTTGGATAGGCCTAAATTTTACAATGTCACTCTCACCAAACCACATGGTCAGCAGTTCAGGACCTTGCAGTTCAGTTCAACAATGCATTTCAGACAGCCCAAATAATCGGTAGCTTGCAGTTCACAAAAACTTCACCAGAACATACAAAAATGCATTTCAGACAACCCAAATAATCGGTGGTTATGTTGCTTGCAGTTCACAAAAACATTACCAGAACATACTATTTAACTCCCTAATGGCTACTCAAACTATTTCGCAAataattcttgaactcaaataaGTGTCCTAACCGAAATTAATTGCTAAGTAAGGAAGTGATTTAGGGTTTGACAAAAATGACCAAATCATTCAATCTAAAATAACAGAAatctaaaattacacaaatagaTAAATAGACTAACAAATTAATGataacaatttaaaaattaccAATCAATGTTCAATCAATCAAATGAATAATAATCGAATTTGGGGGAAAATAATTTGGGGAAAAATGAACTTACCAATACAGGCAGGCGAGGCAGCAGGTGGACGGAGAGGGAGGCCGACGGTGGAGTATGGACCGTGGACGGCTGAGGAGGCGAGGAGTGAGGCGGCAAGTGGGAGTCGGTGGTTGTATTTAGGGATTTTAAGGGtttatttggttttattttgTGCAGTTTGTGTTATTGAGTTACTGTATCTATGGCGTCTTTCCTTctatttttctgtttttttttttttttttttttttctcttcacgtgagggcacgtgccctcactTTTCACCCCCCAGATCCGCCCCTGGCTATTTTTGACTCAATTTTCATTATAAATAATTTGAAAATAATCTCTGTTATTAGTTATCAAACATAATCTTAGGCCGTGTTAGCGTACATTTGCCCATTACTCCACCATACACGGTGCCCTTGGAGTCGTTGGGGTAATGTCGTCATGTAGATTTGCTCATCACCTGTGCACTATTGATCTTTTTAAGCTAAGTAGCACTGCATGAAACTTGAACAATGGTGTTTACTGTCAACTCCATTTATTATTCTTGTTCACATCAATTTTAACTCGTGCCTCCTGGAGTAGTTTTGTTAGTGTAAACCGTAAATAGCTGATGGTGTTTTTCCTTTGTGATAGTAGACGACGTTTCAATCAACTTTAGGTTGGGAGTATTGCCTGTTTTTTCTATGTCGGGGCTTGTTCATCCATCtacttcttctcttttcttttctttttaaatTGAGGAACTATCTGATAAATTGCAGAATTGGTGAAGCTGGTTAACGGTGTTGTTAGGTCAGAGCATAGCCGTTTACCAAATAGGCCTATATATCTTGTTGGCGAGTCTGTTGGAGCATGTCTTGCATTAGCTGTCGCATCTCACAATCTAAATATGGATATTGTGCTGGTTTTGGTTAATCCAGGTATGCTCTGACCTTCTTATGATATGTGAAATCTGAGCTTGAACGATCAACATCGTTATGATGATCTTCTTTTCTTCACAATAATGACTTGACTAAATGTAGGAATGAATATGGATCTGTTAATGTTTCCACAAAAAAGGTTAACCTATGAGAATGGTTGAATGATGCCATTCAAGTATGTGTATTCTGTAATTGTTCTTACATAGTCAATTAGCCATTGTCGAACCAAGTTGATACTCAAATTTAAGATTATGGTCTTCCTGTAGCTACTCTCTTAAAGTATGCCTTGTGATTGTTTCAAATCCCAATAAAATTCGAGTTTTCTTGTGCATCTAAGTTTGCCATTTGCCATTTGGAATCATCCAAAAAAGTTGGCTTTCTTAAGCGATACTTCATATGCTGTTGTCTTGGTATATCCTGTTTATACACATTCAGTTTCTTAATCACTGTGAAATATGTAATATCCTTCCTTTATCAGCTACATCTTTCAGCAGGTCTTCACTGCAGCTGCCAGCGTCCTTGTTGTCATCTTCACCAGTACAATCGTTATTTAGCATTACTTCTCCGTTTAACCAAGTGACAGGTCAGTGACCATTATTTCTGTGTTTCGACTCTTATACTGTTAACTTTCTGATTTTAATTTTCACGTTATCACCATAATATTGAGGAAAAAAGGGAAGTTTATAGGGGCATTACAGAGTTATGATTTGGCACTCATGAACTAAGTCTAGAAATTCTGCTATTCATAACAGGTGATTCTATGAGGGGTTTCGTTGATGCTGTGGAGAAAATCCTTGGGCAGTCTGAAGCTTCCAAAGACTTGTTACAGGGTTTTTCCTCACTGTCCTCATATTATTCAGTAAGGCCCCACACCCCCACTTAATAAGTTTTTGTATCATGATGTAAAGTTACTTGTTACTCAACATTGTTATATATGGCTTTGCAAAATTGACTAGATTTTTTAACAAATTATGAGGATGCTTAGTTGTGAATCTGTCATCCTTTTGCTCTATTAGTAGTTACGAGTACCTTTAAAGGAGGTGACGATACATATTTGTTATGAAGATGTAGTGTCTGAAATGACAGTAAGCTCTATCGACCCAATAATTTAGCCACATTGGTGCGCGCAGCTTTTAATTCAACAATGATAATAACACAAACCTCCATGTCTTACAATTTTTATTGTTGGTACAAACGTATACCTTACATTTAAAGAGTACTCTTATCATTGTTTTAGAATCCTAATTTGTCGTTGCTATTATATCGTACCGAGTATACCAGACTACCGGTGCTAATTAAATTTCAAGAAAAGCACTGTTTAGGTTGAGTTGGTTTGACAGTCTATTGAAACAGGATCTGACAATGTTTTACAGGTCATTGCTAGCCTTTTTCCTGGAAATACATTTCTTTGGAAGTTGGAAATGCTTCAAAACGCTTGTGCCTATGCCAATTCACGGCTCCATGCCATCCGCGCACAGACTCTGATACTGTTAAGGTAATTGACTCTAAATGTTCTACATGTAGCTTCTTCACTGGTGTCTGATTAAGGCGGAATCTTATGAGTTTATACGTGAGGTTGATTACGTTGAGTATATTGCAGTTACTGCCTACTGGAGTCTAAATCATTTTTAGATTTTTTACTATTCTCCACAGTTATTTTTGTAGGTCATCCGAAAACAACCTCTTTGTCTTATCTCCCTTGCTTTGCTATTTGTGGGAGCCCTTAAGGGACTAGCATAACGATGTTGTATTACTCTTTCCATCCATTTTGTGTTGTCCTCATTTAACTTTGGTGAGCTAAAGATGTTAAGTTGACCGAAACATGGCAAATTTTACATTGTATCTCTGCATATGTTTAAAAATATTAATGGTCAAGGTGAGTTGGATGATAAAAGAAGTCACGTGAGAGCAATAAATTTGGGATGGAGGTGTACTATGTTCCTGTTATGATGTTAAACATTTTGCGGCTATTGTCTTTAGTACTTCAGTTTCCTGTTCAAACTAATGCCATGCAAGCCTAAAAGACAATTCTCTTGCTTTGGTGTTTCTTTGTACTGTCAGTGGAAGGGATCCACTATTACCAAGTCAAGATGAAGGCGAAAGGCTACGCAAGGTGCTAACAAAATGTGAGATTCGTAAGCTTACTGATAATGGTCATTTCTTGTTATTGGTAAGACAAAATCTCTCTCTTTTAATCCCTATCTATTTACTTCTATCTCTCCTTACCATACTTTAATAATCATGTACTTGCAACTGAATTTGTGCTTCTATAGTTGAGTTGAAAGAAAGTTATCTAACCCTTCTTACCTTCACCTCAAGTTCAGTCATGTATGAGGTCAAACGCCATTCAGACCAATTGATTACAACTTCACATTTTTTTCTTCTATTTGGCTGTCTCATCCAAGGCTACTGTTTTTCTGTATTATGAGAATTGTGAATTCATCGTTTATATACAGATAATATTGCGAGTATTCTGAATGTGGGGTGAGACTTGAGATAATTGGAGAAGGCTGAGCTGTTTGTAGAGAATTTGTGATGATGCTTTCTTTGATGTTGCCCGTCTTGAACCGTAACTCTCAGTCTAAGAGAGTTAACTGAGTCTTTTAACACCAACTGTTTCTCAAAACGTCCTGGAGCATACATGATGTCTCTTCTGTTCAGAGATGTTAACGGTTCTTGAGGATAATAGGTTGCCTTTTTCCTTTTTTACGTTGTAGACTGATGGTACTTGCTAATTGCTAACTTACTACTATATAGGAATCGTAATGGTACTTACTCTTCAATGTCCCTCTGTACTTCATGCTGTTAAACTATGGTGCTTAATGTGAAGCGCATATGGATGAATCTGCTCTAACATTCATAACACTGAAGTCCGAAAATTAGTATACTTTCTTAGTTTTGAGAAAGCATGGCTTCTACATTATTTGTTTCTTGTAGTGTTCTTGCTTACGGCAGTTATACATTAGATATAGTTATCAACATTTTGCTTACTCATGTAATGTAATTGATGTTGGCAGGAAGATGACATAGACTTGGTCTATATACTTAAGGGTGCCAGTTACTATCGTCGCGGGAGAAACTGTGACTATGTTACCGATTTTCTGCCACCTACACCGTCTGAATTCAAAAGAGTTGAGAACGAGTACTGGTAAGCAGTAATGTATAACACCTTAACTGGTTCGTAGCTGTAAGCTGTGTAAGGTCAACTTAATTGCACAACTATCACAGTTACAAACTAAATTTATTCCTGAAACCTGATTTCACAATTCTGTGTACCTTAGATAATGTTCTGCTTATTCCGTGTTCCATAATTCTGTTTTTTACGCAGTTCTTAGAAAGGGACACGTTTTCTAGTTAGCAATGGTGTACCCTGTAAAGTGATGTCAAAGGTTGTTCCGTTGCATTAAAGTGAAGGAGGTTAAATAACATTTTCTCCTCTTGAGGAATTTTATGAATCATATTACTATTGTGTCTTTTCAGGACGCAGCATTACAAGGGTAGTTTTTTGAGAGTTACAGTCACGCGCAATGAGTTATTGAACTTATAATCTTATTTATGAGAACAAGTCCTGCCTTCAAATTCTgtcattatttgagcatattttttttttatttgtctaGCTTCTACTTTCTAGGAGTTGTGTGATGTGTGATACATGGTCACGAGGTAATGGCTTAAGAACTTATAGTCATGCCTATAATTCCTGGTTTTGATATTTTTCATCTTTAAACTGATGCCCAATTGAAAACTTACTCGGAGTACAACTTGTAAGCCATGCTGAATGCATATTATGGTGGTTGTTAGAAAACTCTGTATGAAAATGAGTTACAATTTTGTCAAAACCCATCAAAGAAGTATATCTCTTGCTTATTATTTCACCTACAGGTGGTTTGATCCTATACTTTCTCCTGTTATGCTTTCAACTTTAGAGGATGGGAAGATTGTTGAGGGTCTTGAAGGAATTCCTTCAGAGGGGCCAACTTTATTGGTTGGCTATCACATGTTATTGGGATTTGAGCTTGTTCCACTCGTTCTTCGGATCTTGACTGAGAAAAATATCCTCGTGCGAGGAATAGCACACCCACTGATGTTCTTCAGGCAAGGACATGGGAAATTGCCTGATCTATCATCATATGACATGTTCAGAGCAATGGGTGCAGTTCCTGTTTCAGGCActaatttgttcaaactacttgCTTCCAAGTCTCATATTCTACTTTATCCTGGAGGCATGAGGGAGGCTCTTCATCGGAAGGTATGATatgctcatctttttgttgtaaTCTCGCAAGGAATTTGGAAATTTGTCGAAAATATAAAAAGTTTATTAAGGTAGCCATTTTGGTGAAGAATGTCGTGAAATGCATGAAAAATTTGTTGCCATAGGGGCTTTTCCTTCATTTCAGAAGCACATCTATCTACTCACAAGGTACAATGAACTGTTAACCAAAATGCCTGGAGGCGCTTATTTGTATTGTGAAATACGGAGTAATAGGAGTAGCAGTCATTCGATGCAATTCTTAAATGGTCATCCCGTAATAACCTTTGTGCTCTTGTCATGTCTAAGACTGCGTACATATGAACCCCCTTGCCCCGACATTCGTAGGAGCCTAATGATGTAATGCTGATGTTATAGTTAGAATGAAGCATATGTTTATCTTTCAGGATGAGGAGTATCAATTGTTTTGGCCAGAAGAATCAGAGTTTGTGCGGATGGCTGCTAGATTTGGAGCTAAGATTGTTCCTTTTGGTGCTGTAGGAGAAGATGATATTGGCAAAGTAAGTTTAATCAATGTTTTCTAATAAATTAATTTCTTAGGTTTGTGGAAAAGCAAATACGAGTAGAACCTCGAATTTTTTTATTGATGCCAAAACCCTGTTATACACACACTGAATCTGTTCTTCCAAGTCCAAACAGTGAAGTGAGCAATGATTAACAGAACTGTTAAAAGTAGCCATTTTCCCATGCTACGAGAGCGAAGGTTTTTTCTGGTACTAGAAAGCTTCTTTCAAACTCTAAATCTTCATTTACCCTGTATACTTTAGAAAACAACAAAATTTAGCGGCTAGATCGCTCTACAAATCAACATTTAAACCCCAAGACCTTATCCATGTTAACAAAATCAGTGATTAGAGCTCTGAGTTGATTAAAAATTTGAATAGAAAAGACTTGTCCGTCCTTCCAGCAGGGGTATCTCTAGCTCCGATTATTTATTAAACTACCCCAATTTTCAGGTCGTTTTTGATTATGACGACTTAGCCAGGATTCCTTACTTCAGAACAGAAATGGAGCAACTGACAAATGAATCATTGAAGCTAAGGTATGTAAAGACTTCAATCGTTAACACATTTGCAATTTGTTGAATCCTTTTATAGTTAATGTTTGACATGGTACGTCTTTGACCTGAAAATTTGCCAGGGCTGAAAGCAGTGGTGAAGTTTCAAACCAACAGGTGCACCTTCCTGGAATTCTCCCTCAAGTTCCGGGACGGTTATACTACTTGTTTGGGAAGCCAATTGACACCAAAGGTAAACGCTTAATAAACTACTCACTAATAgtaatatttataatagttggacctcaaccatcaccttaaggttttggttgagatggttcatctatcatggtatcagagccagtgtgaccgaaggtcacgggttcaaatcctggcaacctcaaaacccctcaaaaactcgaagtggaaccCAGCACACGGTATgagggagccggtgcacaactaaccactcttcaagcccaacgggaTTCATATGGTTCTACTCTTTGAAATACAATAAGGTTTAACTGCTCCTAGGTGGTGAAGGGTTAGGGTTGTTCACTCTCCATGGTTTTTCTCAATTTAATGTGGAGTGTGGAGGGTCGTTGACGGCCTTGAATGGAATTCATTTAAGCTGACCCCGAATCaatttgggattaaggctctgttgCTAACTTGTTTTTGCTGCTGTTGTATTGCGAAGGGCGGAGGAGCATATATTAATTGGTTTAGTAGTGTTTATTCTTTTGCATAAAAATGCAGATTCAATTGAGGTTTAAGAAAGCCAATAAGAAAATAGACTCGTCCTCACTTCACACAAAATTAAACATTTTTTAAGTTACCTGCATTCAGTCTGACTCGATCTCTTGTAAATTTAGTGCATCTGTCTCTTTAGTTTGCAGCAACCGCACAACAGTCATTAAAAAGCTTCTTTTCCGATAGGTGGGCAAAAGAGTGTAAATATTCTTATCTTTTAATCCGAGTAATTGCATTACCATTTTGCTTCTGCTGGTTTGTTTCATGTGGATTGTGTTTTTCAATCTATACTCCAGTTGATCCTCTCTCAGTCAGTGTTGCTAAGATAGGTTTCGTACATCCGAACCCCTTATTGTTGACAATATAACTTTCTTCTCCTGATATCAGCCGTGCTGACCTCGAGCCTCGAGGCATTCTAGTCACTAGTCAGCATAAGAAATCCTATTAGATGCACAACAGAATTGGTAGATCGAAATTAGTTTCTATAATTAGGGCTTTCTATAATTAGGGCTGTACATAATTACATATCTTAGTTAGTTATTCAATTCGATGATACACATTTTATTTTGTCTTGCTATTACAATGATCCAAGCTTTGCTTTCTGGGTTATTTACGGCCCTTGAGTAACTAGAGTAatgtttgttatttattttaatttttttgctGTAGAGAGGAGACACGAACTGAAAGACAGGCAGAAAGCTCAAGAAATGTACATGGAAGTGAAGGGTGAAGTAGAGAGGTGTCTTGCTTACTTGAAGGAGAAAAGAGAAACGGATCCATATCGATCTTTAATATCCC
Encoded here:
- the LOC141599146 gene encoding phytyl ester synthase 2, chloroplastic-like → MSIIGPPCFHQYTAVLSTTTQTPKRRLNRRSVITIAQKSNGMSKPDSAPVWTGGSAGKYNSGIEMSRGIDVEGDGGVSEKSVADYFDQAGVMVELTGRDGAGPRWFTPVECGAPRLNRVPLLLYLPGIDGVGLGLVRHHEKLGKIFEVWCLHIPAMDRTSFAELVKLVNGVVRSEHSRLPNRPIYLVGESVGACLALAVASHNLNMDIVLVLVNPATSFSRSSLQLPASLLSSSPVQSLFSITSPFNQVTGDSMRGFVDAVEKILGQSEASKDLLQGFSSLSSYYSVIASLFPGNTFLWKLEMLQNACAYANSRLHAIRAQTLILLSGRDPLLPSQDEGERLRKVLTKCEIRKLTDNGHFLLLEDDIDLVYILKGASYYRRGRNCDYVTDFLPPTPSEFKRVENEYWWFDPILSPVMLSTLEDGKIVEGLEGIPSEGPTLLVGYHMLLGFELVPLVLRILTEKNILVRGIAHPLMFFRQGHGKLPDLSSYDMFRAMGAVPVSGTNLFKLLASKSHILLYPGGMREALHRKDEEYQLFWPEESEFVRMAARFGAKIVPFGAVGEDDIGKVVFDYDDLARIPYFRTEMEQLTNESLKLRAESSGEVSNQQVHLPGILPQVPGRLYYLFGKPIDTKERRHELKDRQKAQEMYMEVKGEVERCLAYLKEKRETDPYRSLISRIVYRSTHGGLSSEIPTFEL